The nucleotide window GGAAAACCCAGTGTGGTtcagatgctgtgtgtgtgtccttgtgtacCTGTTTGTTGAGAACTGGCTGCTGCAGTCCATCAAAGAGGAGACGCACCCCTTCGTacttggcctcttctccaataCATTTCCCCAGAAAATCTAAAAGACACTCAGTTAGTGAATTTCTCATGTGTGTCCACATGTCCTCAGTTTGTCTTGTAAATTGTTTGATGGTCGGTCAAGTTCCGCTAACGAAATACAGAACAGTGCTTTAAAAGAAGTGACTAAACACCTGGAATATAGGTCATCATCTCCTCAAAGGTCTTCTTGGCCCTCCTCTGCTTGTCTTCGGGCGAGCGGGACAGACTGCTCTCACAGAACACCGTGTCTGGGAGGGCAAACGATCACATTCATCAGGTCGCCGCGTCAGAGCGCGCGCAGGGCTTTTCCTTCGCCACATTTTACCTCTCAGCAGGGTTATGAGCGAGACGAGCCGGTGCTCCTGGACCACCTGGTTCAGTTTCTTCTGAAGGTAGTGGTCTGCGTAGGCTTCCAGCGTGTTCTTCAACAGGATCCGGCCAGCCATCAGCAGGTGGTGCAGCCAGTCGGGGACGTGGAAGACGACTCGGCCTgacgatggagagagagagagagagagagaggggaggaaacagAGTGTGTGACTGAATGAAAACATTGTTGGTTAACGGTTTTCACCCATGGTGATACTGTAAAACAAGGTTTCATTTGGTTTTTGAACAGTGGTGTATAAATAAAGCTATTACATGTCaaaccaataaaacattttattacaatTAAACAGCAGCTGAAAAATGGTCGTAATCCTAATGTAGATGAAACAAATTTAACTGCTGTTACAAAATTGTgacatctgcttttgttttggatGTAATGGTGATAAATATGTTCATGCTGCTCATGACAGTTTTATGAGAAATCACTTACCCACAAACATTAAGTAGTCATAAAGCCCATCAACAGTGATCATTTCCATGAAGTAGTTCCGATTGTGTCTCTTCTCAGTCATCTCCGATCGGTTGGCGTTGTTTTTGAAGAGGTCGTTGAACAGCtggggaatttttttttttttttttttttttttttttttacatcagacTGAAATCAATTTACCACCACGTGATCACAATACGGACTCCTAGTTTTTCCAGAACCTTTTCTAATCTGAATGAGGCAAATGTGCAATTTCTATTTAGAATCTTAAACAAAATCTTATATTAAAATctaaaatgattacaataaaaatTGTTCTTCATTCGAAACTTAATGACAATCGGTGACTGATTTATCTCTGTATATTTGACACAATGGCAAAATTGCCATGGATCTTTATTTGAGCggacatttaaattaaattgtgcaTGAATGGGCTGAATTGTGTTTGGCACTTCAAAGTGTACAAAACATTTAACAGTCCAATAGATTTTGCCCCTGGCACGGTTCCATGTCGAATGCCCACGGCCTTTTGGTGGGCTGCCGGAGCAGATACAAATGTTATTTAGAAACTATGCAATGACAGGATTCTTCCCACAACACAACGATGATAGAAGGCCATGCACATAAAACTCAAGTGGCAAGATGTTTGAAACTGAAAGCACCTGTAAAGTGGATTTTCTATCTTTTAAGGCTCAGTTTCCGTCTTTTATTCCATGACAACAAACAACAGAACCCTTCCCACAGTGATGTACAGCACCATAACTGCCCTCtgaaaaccccaaaaaacattaaactgtAAAGCCTGATTGAAATACGGGTTCTTAGAGCAAAACGTTGGGGGGAAAGAACTTCCAAACCTTTTTATCGTTTTCCGAGGTGGGGCTTAGGATGGTGAGCTCGGGGCGGCTGGGTTTGGCTTTGGGAGATTCACAGGAGTTGAAGTAGGATTGGATGAAAGGTTCCAAGTGCTGCCCTTTCTGACAGAAAAAGCACAGAGTACAACATGTACAAATTACAATGACAGTTTGtcttatgtatttattttatgtttaatgCACCGTTAAgaatctaaaaacacacacaagttactGCTTACATTTTTCCATCATGAGACATTTGTATTGTAGAAAGATGAGATGGAGAGAAATAAAATCAAGCCACAAAGTGGGAatgaattttttctttttacctctTTTATCAGTTTGCTGGGGACCGACTTGATGATTTTCCCTGTGAAACGCAAATATGTTATCTCAGGGATGCATGGTTCTGTCACATTAAATCTTTTCCCCAAACCCAAAGTCCGTTTGACACGTCCTGCTCTCCAGACATAATGTCTCTGACTGGTCATACGGTACCCAGGTTCACATCAGGGAGCATCTTGTCCAGGAACTGAGACTCCATACTGTAGGGGGACAGGAAGTCGGCGAGGAGCTGACTATTGCTCAGCTCCGGGTGCTGCAGAAGTTTCTGTAAGGAAAACACATGTAAATGTACTGTGTTCTAATTtatgttcttcttctttcgtTTTTCAAAAACCATATTGGGGGTTTTGTATGTTTTATAACCCATCAACACGGCGTATATTATTGATTAACACTGTTGAGAAAATCTAATACAGTTTTTAATTGATATATAAATTTTAATAAGTACCCTCTCCAGTCCATTGGTTTTAGAATCCTCTAAAAATTCAATATACAAAAGGCTTTTTAATTCTTTAACTTTAGGGGTAGTGATTTCAGTTTGTCTACAAGAGTACCATTCAATTTTGCACATTCATGCTCCCCAATGACAAATTCAAATTACTTTGGCAATTTGTCCCTTTGTTCAGTAGGGCCACCATGTGGtataatttcaatttttttccaGTACTTTGGGTTGTGGCCAAATCGCTGAAAAACTAACGAAATTCCCAGAAGACTCAGCTGtacttgtgttttgtgttaatcACCATGCTGAGACATTACCTGCTTAGCAGCTGCATGTCAGCATGTGGATGTTAGGATTTAGCCCAAAGCACCACTAACGCTTAGTGCAACCTCACAGGCTTGAAACAAGTGGAATTGGGGAAAAATTTGAGAATTTAATCCCGGCATTCACATTTAAATTGGCAGATGTTTGGTGGCACATGTTGAAATGGGAATCATTGGGACCACTTTCATTGCAGAGAGACTGCAGTCACGGCTCTTAATCTCTCTGGACTGGGAGAGTGCCAAATAGGAAGTTAGTAGTTCAATTCCCATCTCATCTCCTGACCTATCAATCGCAATCTGTATTGTTTATACACGTCTGATAAAGTTCAGTAAGTCTTGAGGTCTCAGCTTCTCAGATATCTACCTGAAGATATTCCTGAAACTCCTCCCGCTTCGATGTGAGGAACTCGTAATTCTTGGGACCAATGATTCTCTTCGAAGGCAAATGTGCATCTGGAAATGAGCCtacagaaatatgaaataaacgAAAGAACTAAAACAACAAGCCTCTTCTTACTTTGATGGGAAAATAACACTTTGCAAAAGGAGATATTAAATTGTGCAAGAGGACCATTAAACATACGTGACCCTTAAAGCTAAGGTCCATACTGAGGTAATGTTATGTTAATTCTCTGGAATCTGTGAGAACATTTGGGTGGGAAATTATTACCAAATGACTataaatgggaaaaaaagcacaggcCCTCTAATTCCAACAGAAACCTTACCATGGAACTCAGTGAGCTTTGATTCAAAGACGTAGAACTCCAGATATCTTCTGTACACGGACCAATGCTCAGTCTCATGTCCcactgcagaaacacaaacagtaaGATTAATGAGTGAGACGTTGCTGCAGACGCATAGGTTTTACTCTGTTGGTTTGAGGGGTCAATTTGTCTGTGCAATAAGTGAATAAGTCCTATCTTACCTACCTAAAGGTTACCGATTAACACACCATTTGTTTATTATGCTACAGCACTATCACACTTTATTGATCAAATTTATATTCTGAACGCAAAACTAGGTCTGACAGAAGAGGATGCAGCCAGCGTCGAGCCTTACCTGCCTTCCGGTCGTTGCGTTCTACATCGATGCAGAACACAGGGATCCTCTCCCTCTTCAGATCGTCGTCATAGAAATCAATGTACGGGATGGTGATGTTCCAGGCCGAGAGGTTTCGGGGGGTGCTCGGGGTGGAGGCGGCCTCCATTGGCGAGTCGTCCTCCAGCACCATTGTGGCTTCCTCAACCTTGAATGGAAGTAAGTGAATGAGAGGTGTACTTGCTCCTTGAAATCCACACAAACTTTTGTATATAATAGAATAGCTTCAGTGGAGCTTAAGGGAACTTCATTTATTTGACTGTAAATCAAGTGAAAAGGTATTTACTATGCCACAAAAGTAATAACTTCTGGAAAGGTCCACTGTCTCTTGAGAAGAGCCCAATCACTTTCTAGAATCATGCAAATGTCTTTAGAATGCAGACGTTTGTGCTTCACGAATAAAACCTCTGatatcaaaacagaaaacactgGAGATAATACGTCATACGTGGTATGCACTTTGGCTTTGGGTTCATTTCTCTACACTGCCGGGTGGTTACTGCGTGTTTGGGGCCAGAGCACATATGTGGGCCAGAGAGCGCCATCTAGTGGTACAAATCTAGTTATTTTTACATCTAAATTGTGCTCAAGAATTCACATTAAAAAAGTTAGGAACACGTCATTTCCAAGAGCTGCCACGTTTGCatacaaatgtgttttacagtAGAGGTcggagttaaaaataaaaacctgtctTGGAGGTTTTTGCTTTAAAGTTTACGTGAATCAGAaggaatgaggaaaaaaaacccgGGAAATCAGATTCCGGTCCAAATCTAAAAAGGAATCATCAAGTTAGTGTAACAAACACTACACATGAATGAATTTGTATGGATCAGCCTCACCAGAtcgtcctctccctccaccagcCCATAGGAGGGCAGCATTGCTCCCTCCATGGTTGTGCTCTTGAACACTCCTTTGATCTTGCTGCCGATGCGGCTGATCCCAAAGGACTCGCCCCTCTTTGATGTGTTCCTACACGccaaacagggggggggggggggtcactaagCATTATGTAATGGAGCACATGTGCACGGCTTCAGCAAAGCGCATGCAGCTTGAGAGAGGTGACACGGAAGGAACCGCAGTGAACAGGAGGAGGCCAAGCGATGAGCAACAAACTGCGTGACGACCGTACAATGGGGTGAAAAGCTAAAAGTAGACAAACCCACAGCCAAAATGTCACTTCACAACCATCTCACAATGAAATGCCTGGTTCGTTGTTAAAGAGCTGCAGGgccaaaagacaaacacacagcacaccGCGGTGATTTCATGACCAGATGTCCAAATTTGGACTTATTATTTACATTATCAACCAGAGAACATCACAGGTGCTGCGAGTCGATGCCTGTTAGATTAAGTGAAATCAAAATCCCCACATGGCACAGGGTGATACACACAATGCACGAGAAACTGAAACACTGAAAGGTCACtgcctttaaaaagaaaattgtgcaTAAACAACACTATAGAACTGGAACgaggaaaataacaaataaaagataaaaacggGATTCCATGCACCAGTCCCACCGTGCAGGCGTGTGGCCGGGACTGGGAACGCGGCGTGGGACAGCGCACAGCATGACATCACACCGAGCGACCTAGTGACACACAGATGGACCCCCTAGACTTACTTGGGTGATGAGTGGCGGTGGGATAGCGAGCCGTATGGGATAGAGGTGAACGCGGGCTGGGCATGGAGGGAGTTAAAGGATGCAGGTGAAGAGCTGCCAGAGGCGGTGAACATTGAGGACGGGGACTCGGGGCTCCAGTCCCAGGAACTATAAGCAGAACAAGGTCACGTCCCCGCAGGCAAGTGGCGCGAGAGGAGCGCGGGTCAAACCGGGGGGCAGGCAGCACGGTGGTTACAGAATCAGATCGAACACACAAGTCACAGACACAGCACGGTGGTGGCAATACAAAGAAGGAGTACCAGGCGGACAGACGGGCAGagtggaaaggggggggggggggttactgaaTTGCAGACATGGAAGGAGCAGAGTTTTGTACACAAATGGAATGCCGGTCAGAGCCATTATCTCATCGGTCTTCTTTAATGCTGCTCTGAAAACTGCCCTGATAAAAACCAGGTGTAAAACTCTTGAGTAACAAATGATAACTCGCCCTATGATTAACTTTTCTCAATCTGTACTGATGTTCGCTCGTAGCACGGGTGCCagataacacatttatttctggGGGACATTACATTAGCAATAAAATGATTCATCTTATTATCGTCTACTGCTCAATAAACTGTAGCGCAGATTGCAGCGCTCTCGGTTTACAGTGAATTTGTTAAAAAAGGGCCGCATGGTTCTCTGTAGACCCGTCAGGCGAGAATGAGGTGTCGTTTGTATCTTGCGTGCAGCAGCAGCcattgttttgatcagcacacTGATGCCGGATACTCACCGAATGTCATCCAAACTGAGGCTATTTCTGGAACAATATGCACAAGGAGTTAGTGGCAGGGCCCCGTGGCCGCATACACACCGCACCTCGTCATCAACACATGAGTTGATCCCTGGGCTCGGGTCACATCACTTGTCTAAGTTTGCATCCTACTGTGAAGTGTGTAGGATGTGTCAAGTGTTTCTAGATTTATATTTGATGACTAAATCCTGCCGCAGCTACTGGGAGTTTTGATTTGGAAAAATGCTTGAGGAATCCTGACAAATTAAAGTAACTTGGGTTGAATGTGGGTGATTCAGCAAATGGATTTTCTTCCTAAACTACTAGCGAGGAACTCACTGTGTAACGATTTAGGCTTAACCATAAAAGTGTGAGTTTTGGTACTCTAGGTAAAACACCCACACAGGTAAAGTGAAACCTACCTGCTCATCCTGGAATTCCTGGCCGGCGACTCCGCTCCTCTGAGAAGCTGGCGGAAGTACTGGATGATGACATGCAAAGAGCCAATAAATAGATGTCAATCAAACGCAGCATATGCACATTCTGGAGCAGTATTAAAAACGATAAAGGAAAAAGGTGAGATCTGAATGAATTAACTTTGTTATGCCTTGATATAAAGATAAACATGACAACACTGTTTATTCACGGATTAGGATCAAGAGTGGCAACTAAAAAAccaaactatttttttatttccccagACACTATTCATGCAGTGGCCCGCTGTGCACAATGACCGAGCCCCGGTCCTCCCAGCTGCATTCAATGAAACAGCTCTGAGGGGTGAAATCCAGCGTGGCGGCTTGGCATAACGCCAGCGCCGGCTCATTGGCCGGTTGCGCGTCTGTTATCGAGGACCCGGGCGTTAGCGGTTGGTGGCTGCGAGATCGGAAGAGGGTGGCGCAAGAGCACCAGCGCATTCCAAATCAACGCTGTTCCCGGCTTTaggccaaacccccccccccctttttggtAAAGCTGACACAAGCAAACATTCGAATGGGAGAGGATATTAACATTGAGTCTGTGCCCACGCGACCACGTTGCGATTGGGCTGTAATTAGAAACCACCAGCATGACGGACAGATGCAACACAGATATGAAGCGGGGGATTCGTTAACTGGGCTGAGCCTCGTCAGGCTGGGTGACGGTCAGTTGAGCGACTCATTTGGTGGCGTGGACACTAACCTCGTCGCTGTGACAGAACATGGGCGTGAAAACGTTCTCCAGGAGGGACAGGACGTGCTCGTAGGCCTCGAACAAACACCTCATGGTCTGCAGCTTCACCACCTCGGCAAACGGGCCGTCTGCAACTGGgaatttcaacaacaacaaaaaacgcatGCATGTTGACGGCAAACAAGCACGAGCAGGTCATCGCGTGCTCTTCCTCGGCGATTGACGTACTGTTGCGTATTTCCTCCACTATGAAGGGGTCGAAGCGGATCTTGTCAACGCTCTCGTCCAAGCAGTACGTCTCATAgatcttcttcacctcctcgtGAAGCCTCATCTTCTCGGTGTCAGACAGCTCCGGGCACAGTATCCGGTCGTTGAATTCCTCTGAGAAGTTGAGAGTCAAACATCTCAGCACTCTTTAATATAGACCTCAAAAGAACGCGTGGAATGGACTCTGTGTGACAGCGTTATGGACAGACTTGCTTTTGGACTGTGTGAGGCTCAGAATTGAGAAGAACTGTGTGGTGACTTGACTGGCGGGTGGCTTTAGGTAACTCCATTCATGGAATTGCACTCGGCGTATCTATTGAAACCACCGGAAAAGGTTTAGGAGACGCTTACCGACTGCAAGACAAAACTGGAGCACGTGAACAGCCCCTTCTTGCTTCAGGAAGTTCATAAAACGAAAGAGAAGGTCTTGCTGTCCTCGGATTTCCTTCAACTCCAACTTCAGCACCTGGCGAGAGAGAACAGTAGTGGAAGGGACAACATAAATCACAAACAAAGGAGGTGCtcttataaaagaaaaatggctAAAAACAGTCAAAGTTTGCAAAGAGCGATTCAGTGACTCACAGAGGACTTTTTGCTGCGAACGTCAGAGTACTTTTGCAGGAACGGAACCAACATTGAAGTGGGCTCCGTGGCTTCTTCAGGCTATGGGACAAGAAAAAACTATATTGGAATTATTGTTCATCTTAAATCACCAATGAATTGTGTCCACACTCTGCAGCAATAGGTCTTAAAATATACGGAGCGGAAATGGTGCCGCCTGTGCACATGCGGTCAAAACGCAGCAGATACTCACAGCAGAGTTGTCGATGaatattaaaagtaaatgaTTCACTGTgtcctgaaatgaaaaataaaatagcagCCTGTAAGTTCATAACGTTAGACCACTTAATACTTTGAGATGTTCTAAAAAAGACCTTTGCAGGCCATGTGAGCTGACGTGCTTACTGAATACAAACCAAATGGTCTTTGACTGACAAACTGCCTCATGAGTAATAAATCACAACACTTCTCGATTCATAAAATCTTCCCTTAATGTGTCTACACTCACAGGATCAGCCAAGTAGTCCATTGAAGGAAGGAAGACAGAACCAGCCAACACTTCTCTTATCAGCAGAGTAAGAGATCTGAGAGAAGCGAAGAGATAATGCAGCAGGAAATAAGAAAATGGGAGGCCGAAGACGGATCCGTATTTACCGTTTTTATACTTTTAATGCTGTCGGACTCGCTCTTTGAGGGACGATTATGTGCATCAATGCTGTGAGGTTCTCGTGTTGCAAATATATGGAGGCACTGCCTCTGCGGTGCCAGTGCTGAGTTACCTGCAGTCTGTAGCCTTGGGAGGCAGAATGTAGGGAAAGAGCAACTCTGTCAGCTTCCTGAGGTAGAGGAGCTCATCTCTGCGACTGCGAAGGGCCACGTGGAGGTCAGGACCATATTCCTCCAGGGCGGCTTGTTGAAGGTACTCTGCGTTCTTCACTACGGAGGGGAGAGGTTTATCGTTTGCTTTTCTACGGTGAACACGGAGGAAAGACTCATTGCGCGATGCACGTGAGCGCTACCTTTCTGTCTCGCTTTGCTTATTATTTCAATGTGCTTCATGGAAACTTTAAGAAGCTTTTGCGTGATGAGTGAGGCCACTTCCACCTGAGCGGGGAAACATTTGTTCAAAAAACAATCGGCGCTCAGTCAATCGGCATCGCGAGATTTTAACTCCATGCTGTCAGATGTGTTACCTTCTGGGTTCGGCGGACCAAGACAGCGGCAAAGAAGCGCAAAGTCACCCGGAGCTCGTCAACAAACGCCTCGTCGTCCGTGACGTCTCTGAAAAGGAGAACTGTGCCGTCACACCTGTCACTAAATTTAACACATTATTCAAACTCGCTGTGGTTTCTGACGGgggaaaaaatacagaaaatggcTCACCTGTACCAAGGATACACAAAGTTTTCCAGGACCAGCTCCAGAATCTTGGAAATTATAAAGACAGAAGTGGACTGAGATACTTTATTTACTAATaactttgaaaatgtgttttctccgTGCATGCATTACCTCTGACAAAGAAGCATCCACTTTAGAGGGAACTTTCAGGTCAAGCCATGGTTGATAGTTTTCCAATAATAAAGTCGGTCTAtcagtaaataataaaacaaaaagtattgTACATCGAGAAAATCGTGAGAAATGTTCTGACCACTAGAGGGCGGTGTAACATCTTCCAACACTTGATAATAAACAACAGTGGATTATTAATACATGTTGGCAAACCCaagacaataaaaacagaattatataaaaacaattaaattaaTCCAGATGATTGGTTGCTTTTCTACAGTTAACCTTAATGGCTTCTTCCAAATAAatagtggatgttttttttttttactgtactgGCACGAGATATGCAGCAGCATATAGGGCACAAAATCACAGGGATCTTCCAGGTGTTTGGAGCCTTTTGAGTGCCCGCTCAGTGCACTCTTGGGTCTATCGCCATTTAGAGTTTACCTTCTCGGCATGTTGACACAAACGATAAGGTCATAATGCGGCACACCTGCAGTCAAGAAACAACACAAGCGCACACATCTCACCTGTGCCTTTTGCATTTGATTTTTCCACAAACAGCACAGCTGTGGCCCAGAGGAAACAGCTCCTGTTCGTATAACTGCAAGAGAAAGTGAACATGCAGCGGGCTCACAGTGATATGCTGTGCATGTACTGTTAAACTAGAAAAATACTCATATTTCCCACCATTCAGCCATGGAAATGCTTTGATCGTAGGGGATGTGGTGTACAATTTTACCTTGGTTTTGGGTTTGATGGAGAACAAGACATTGGGCAGCAGAGACTCGGGGCCCAAAGAGCAGTAGAAAGTGACGACTCCGGCCAGAAAGGACCAAAACACCATCATAATGTGTATGTatctgtcattaaaaaaaaacatggccatttaattagaaaaaaacatgtgcgGATATACAGAGAATGGACGTCAGGGACGTTATAACATGAGGTGACTTTGACGGGCCTCCTCGCCTGTTAAACAGCACGGTGGTCAGCAGCAGGaccagcagcaggaagcagaaGACTGGATACTGTCGCCCGAGCTCTCTGAACCTCTCCAGCTTGACCGTGCGTCGCATTTTCTGCAGACAAGCCCTGATGCACCCCATCTTGCGCGTGCACGGCCTATCGCATGTCACTGTGGAACGGAGACGCGCATGATCGTTCAAATACCAACGTCGTCATGgtgctgcttttttatttttttattttaaatgcatcGTCTTCAGCACTTACTGTGATGTGTGCGGTGGATGTGTGTCAGTCCCGGCGGCACCGTCGTGAATTTTGCAGGAATAATAAATGCGTAGGGTTCGTACTCGCTCGCTCGTGTACGGTCAACGTCGGAGAGGGCGAGGCACGCGCGGCAACATCTGTGGACGCGCCGCACTACGACTCCGCCGCCGGGGTAATGGCTGCGGGGCTCCAGCCGTCACTTCGGTCCATTTCGAGGGGCACCGGTCGCTGGcccggtcggtcggtcggtcggcgCGCCGGAGACGCGTGATGTCACCTCCGCTGCGTGCCGGCGGCGGGGTAACGAGAAGCGTCGCGTCACGAAGGAAACGTGCCTGAATACACGCCCGAGGGTCCGTATCAGGAGACGAGGAAGTGCCTCGTTCTCAACGGTGTGCTGGCTGATTAGTCCAGCTGCCGCACACGTGCGTTACCTCGATATGACGTCACGGCAGAGACCGCGACACGGATGGATTTAAGCAAACCCAAAAGGCGTGAACGTCATGGGTGTAGCTGATAGTAACAGAGCCATTTTAATATGTGATCATCATTCTGTAGCGTGTCACAGAACATACATGACGTTCTTTATAGTTATAATCTGGCCAACTTCCAGTGATCAGTTGTGAACCCTTTATCAGCCATAAAATAGAAAACAGCACAACTCGTGCAAAACATTCGCGCCACATGAAGATTTATCCAAAGACACAGATAGAAATCAAAAActttattacaaaaataagtTACACTCACCTCCATTTTACAGtataaaacaatttatttgCAGGAATGCAAAAAACGTTGTTGGCCACCAACAATAGTTTAAAACTGCtaacatctttttttcaaaaggtgGTTATGATGATTTTATTGAGGGAGTTAACTAGAAAACTGGGATTGAAGAGCAGTTTCCTTTTTGCTGTACCGGAGAAGTAGAAATCCTTCACTGCAGTATCCCTTCTACCACTATGCGACGATGATCCCCCACCGATCACAACAGCCAACGATCCTGAACAGGCAACATGAGGCTCAGTCATCCATCGAGATGACTGGAAATAGGTTTCTGCAAAAGTTGCCGTTTCGGGCAGTGGCGAGGGATCATTTACGGTTAACGTGATCTTATATGATGGGATATTGGATTAGTTTGTTTTACATGATTCTGATGTTTGAAAATCATTCAAATCATTGGTatcaatggaaaataaaaaaaacccaccgGAATATTACAGTGGCACAAAAGGGACACTGCAgggctttatttttgtttattttttttaatcaaaggcaGTTGGATGCCTGTGATGTTGAAGCCTTTACAAAAGTAACATTTTATCCGAAAAACTATACAACCAGTAACTACATACTCTGAAGAAGCAAGGCAGCTAATTCAGTTCAAAATAGGATAAAAGCAGGGCTTGTTCAGACTCATCATATGAGATTGTTTTGCATGCCCAGTTTGACTGTTTGCAGTGTCAGAGCTGAAGCTAAAATGACTATATTACATTAAGTACATCGTTTTTGCGCTGCAGCTCTTGTGCatattttgtatgaaaacaagCCCTGCTTTCATCAATATAGTTTCCCTATTTACAGTACAGGCCGGGTAGTTTAGACCTCTGTACTGAGGTAGTCAACCAACCCTTTAAAGACAAGTTCTGAAAAGAACCACTTTCCTGGAATGCCTGACTTATCCATGCCAGGTGGGTACACCCTAAAAACCTGCAAATGTTCTGTCAAACATCCAGATCAAACGATTAAGAACATGGATATCCCGACAATAAAAATTGCGATTAGCACAAAAATATACAATAGCATCAAGCTCCTTTGAGCCACTTCAAACCCAAGAACTTAAAAAAGTGCAATTTTTtcaataattatttaaaaatggcATGTTCAGGGACAGGGAAGGGGTAGATTGTAAGGGCAATACATGGTACCCTGTAGACCAGGGCTGGGTACAGGGGCTTGGGGCAAAGAGGCTGTGGAGACTATTTAGATCCTCCAGTCATCTTTTTAAGGTGGCAGTTTtagaaacaaaggaaaaaaagaaaagaaaaacatggggGAGGGAAGATGCTTCTTCTGTAAGGCTGGAATATCATTGGACCTTTTTGTcgtgctctttttttgtttcaacatCCATTGCAGCTAC belongs to Gasterosteus aculeatus chromosome 15, fGasAcu3.hap1.1, whole genome shotgun sequence and includes:
- the LOC120832451 gene encoding sorting nexin-14 isoform X6; protein product: MTCDRPCTRKMGCIRACLQKMRRTVKLERFRELGRQYPVFCFLLLVLLLTTVLFNRYIHIMMVFWSFLAGVVTFYCSLGPESLLPNVLFSIKPKTKLYEQELFPLGHSCAVCGKIKCKRHRPTLLLENYQPWLDLKVPSKVDASLSEILELVLENFVYPWYRDVTDDEAFVDELRVTLRFFAAVLVRRTQKVEVASLITQKLLKVSMKHIEIISKARQKVKNAEYLQQAALEEYGPDLHVALRSRRDELLYLRKLTELLFPYILPPKATDCRSLTLLIREVLAGSVFLPSMDYLADPDTVNHLLLIFIDNSAPEEATEPTSMLVPFLQKYSDVRSKKSSVLKLELKEIRGQQDLLFRFMNFLKQEGAVHVLQFCLAVEEFNDRILCPELSDTEKMRLHEEVKKIYETYCLDESVDKIRFDPFIVEEIRNIADGPFAEVVKLQTMRCLFEAYEHVLSLLENVFTPMFCHSDEYFRQLLRGAESPARNSRMSRNSLSLDDIRNTSKRGESFGISRIGSKIKGVFKSTTMEGAMLPSYGLVEGEDDLVEEATMVLEDDSPMEAASTPSTPRNLSAWNITIPYIDFYDDDLKRERIPVFCIDVERNDRKAVGHETEHWSVYRRYLEFYVFESKLTEFHGSFPDAHLPSKRIIGPKNYEFLTSKREEFQEYLQKLLQHPELSNSQLLADFLSPYSMESQFLDKMLPDVNLGKIIKSVPSKLIKEKGQHLEPFIQSYFNSCESPKAKPSRPELTILSPTSENDKKLFNDLFKNNANRSEMTEKRHNRNYFMEMITVDGLYDYLMFVGRVVFHVPDWLHHLLMAGRILLKNTLEAYADHYLQKKLNQVVQEHRLVSLITLLRDTVFCESSLSRSPEDKQRRAKKTFEEMMTYIPDFLGKCIGEEAKYEGVRLLFDGLQQPVLNKQLTYVLLDIAIQELFPELNTVQKEASVMAPWM
- the LOC120832451 gene encoding sorting nexin-14 isoform X5 codes for the protein MTCDRPCTRKMGCIRACLQKMRRTVKLERFRELGRQYPVFCFLLLVLLLTTVLFNRYIHIMMVFWSFLAGVVTFYCSLGPESLLPNVLFSIKPKTKLYEQELFPLGHSCAVCGKIKCKRHRPTLLLENYQPWLDLKVPSKVDASLSEILELVLENFVYPWYRDVTDDEAFVDELRVTLRFFAAVLVRRTQKVEVASLITQKLLKVSMKHIEIISKARQKVKNAEYLQQAALEEYGPDLHVALRSRRDELLYLRKLTELLFPYILPPKATDCRSLTLLIREVLAGSVFLPSMDYLADPDTVNHLLLIFIDNSAPEEATEPTSMLVPFLQKYSDVRSKKSSVLKLELKEIRGQQDLLFRFMNFLKQEGAVHVLQFCLAVEEFNDRILCPELSDTEKMRLHEEVKKIYETYCLDESVDKIRFDPFIVEEIRNIADGPFAEVVKLQTMRCLFEAYEHVLSLLENVFTPMFCHSDEYFRQLLRGAESPARNSRMSRNSLSLDDIRNTSKRGESFGISRIGSKIKGVFKSTTMEGAMLPSYGLVEGEDDLVEEATMVLEDDSPMEAASTPSTPRNLSAWNITIPYIDFYDDDLKRERIPVFCIDVERNDRKAVGHETEHWSVYRRYLEFYVFESKLTEFHGSFPDAHLPSKRIIGPKNYEFLTSKREEFQEYLQKLLQHPELSNSQLLADFLSPYSMESQFLDKMLPDVNLGKIIKSVPSKLIKEKGQHLEPFIQSYFNSCESPKAKPSRPELTILSPTSENDKKLFNDLFKNNANRSEMTEKRHNRNYFMEMITVDGLYDYLMFVGRVVFHVPDWLHHLLMAGRILLKNTLEAYADHYLQKKLNQVVQEHRLVSLITLLRDTVFCESSLSRSPEDKQRRAKKTFEEMMTYIPDFLGKCIGEEAKYEGVRLLFDGLQQPVLNKQLTYVLLDIAIQELFPELNTQVQKEASVMAPWM